Proteins encoded within one genomic window of Acipenser ruthenus chromosome 32, fAciRut3.2 maternal haplotype, whole genome shotgun sequence:
- the LOC117965194 gene encoding uncharacterized protein LOC117965194 yields MLLRLILLFYTLQVADAGLFQYPPLVRVEVGSSVNLTCDIGDFSSAKCFTVIWFKLRSTSILTLETYQSVRAGGSFVGDEIERTCSLNLNNAQVNDSGAYYCAFITNQVMYKGNGSTIVVRERSDGRAYIEILTPSESDGEVQSSGSATLVCLVFGVSEQARVYWVIERGLTDSGSGDSSESTPDFIRNQITIPGEVWSSGSVCTCVVETESGRNMSKSVSKTDADCFPSVWRYVFISGVLVAMWIHFAVVHWNYNKQRRRFQEER; encoded by the exons ATGCTGCTCCGGCTCATTCTGCTATTCTACACGCTCCAAG TTGCAGATGCAGGACTGTTCCAATACCCGCCCTTAGTCAGAGTCGAGGTCGGGAGCAGCGTAAACTTGACCTGCGATATCGGGGACTTCTCGAGTGCAAAGTGTTTCACTGTCATCTGGTTCAAactgcggtccacaagcatcctGACTCTGGAAACTTATCAAAGTGTCAGAGCCGGTGGCAGCTTCGTAGGCGACGAAATCGAAAGAACCTGTTCCCTGAATCTAAACAACGCGCAGGTGAACGATTCCGGGGCTTACTATTGCGCTTTTATTACGAACCAAGTCATGTACAAGGGCAATGGATCCACGATAGTAGTACGAG AACGCTCCGATGGCCGCGCTTATATTGAAATCCTCACCCCTTCAGAGTCAGACGGCGAAGTCCAGTCCAGCGGCTCCGCTACTTTAGTGTGTCTGGTGTTCGGGGTATCCGAGCAGGCTCGTGTCTACTGGGTCATCGAACGCGGACTGACCGACTCCGGATCCGGAGATTCCAGCGAATCCACTCCGGACTTTATCAGGAATCAGATCACCATTCCGGGCGAGGTCTGGAGCAGCGGGTCCGTGTGCACGTGTGTTGTGGAAACAGAGAGCGGGCGCAATATGAGCAAAAGCGTGAGCAAGACCG ATGCAGATTGCTTTCCTTCGGTCTGGCGGTATGTCTTCATCTCCGGTGTTCTCGTTGCGATGTGGATACACTTTGCTGTAGTTCACTGGAACTATAACAAGCAAAG ACGGCGTTTTCAAGAGGAAAGATGA